CCAACCCCTCAAATTTCCTCACAAGCCAAATTACAAGCGGCAGAAGCTGAATTAGACATGGTTACTGGCATGTTCAATTCCCTTGTGTCACAATGTCATGCCAAATGTATAAATAAATCTTACAATGAAAGTGATATTACCAAGCAAGAATCATTATGTCTTGATAGATGTGTTGCCAAGTATTTCGAAACTAATGTACAAGTTGGTGAAAATATGCAAAAGTTGGGTCAAAGTGGACAATTTATGGGAAGAAGATAAATCGTGAGGACGTTATGTCTAATCTGATTTTTAATGATCTTTgttgtatatatatttacAAGTATAATCTTTATTtagaataaaaaaagagCTTGTGcttcaatcaaatccaaacgCTTTAGCTAATCGTAATTTGACACCTTCCATACTATTCAACTTGGGTCGAACATCAAGCCAAACTTGCCCCGAGttatcatcaccattatAAAAATCAATAACATATTCAATCTCTTTACCACACCGATTAATAGTCCAATCGTGACGATCAAAAGGTGGCTGTTGTCCCCAAATATACAGTTTGATCCAAGCTCTTGgtgtcaatttcttcagATCTCCTTTGAATGAGGTGAGTGTGATGCCACCACATTGTTTTATTGCTTCTTGGTAGTGATTACCTTCCCACATGGTTATATGTTTCCATGCACGTTCGTTAACCAAGTTGTGTATAGGAACAATGACTTTCATATCTTGAGAATCAGGGTTCCAGTTTTTACGTTGCATGGCTTcgaaaaattgtttttgactGGGGTAGATCCAGTTTTGGTTGGATGAAGTACGAGGTATGGAGCTTATTTCTCGATCGGTGGGTAAGTTGATGTTGGATGTTGTGGTGTCTTGTAATGTGTTTGACATGGTTGATGAATCGCAGGTTGCGCTAGAAGGTTGTTGTGGTATCTCTACTGCGGATCCTGGAGTGGTGACACTAACTGATACTCTATCTAGCCACGCCGATCGACTATCATGATTTACAGGGCATACTTGTGGCTCTTGAGATGGCGGTTggattgatgatgagattggtttttgttgtgtttgttcTGAAGTATCTTTATTTGCACCACCACCGGTTAGTTTTGCAAGCCAAGATTGTCTTGTGGAATGATCTACTGGACATTTAGGCTGTTCGTTGTTGTCTGACATACCGAGATTATTGATCCTGTGGCAATGTGCTATGTTGGTACCCTTTGATTCaccaataatttttttctgtcACTTTGCTTAGTCAGTGAATTTTGCAGACATTACAAGTGGATACTTCAAAATGCATAGAAACtttgtattctttttcatctaCAATCTACACCTACATCCCTTTACTATGTATACTGCCCTCTCTAATagatcttcttcttttcatcaatggaaAACTCACCTGCACCGGCATTAACAACCAACAATAATCCACCAACAATTGACAAGACCTGGAAAAATTCATATCTCAAGAAATCTCTTCTGGCATCACGGGCTCCATAACTCCAAAATTGGTTAGTAACCACATTgtaaacaaacaacaatgataACATTacagcagcagcaaatTTAGTCTTGTATCCAACAATTATGGAAGCACAAGAAGCAATaccaacaataataatcaATACTCTACCCAATGACCATTCGGAGGAGAAAACAAACcccaaaaacaaaagcacCAACAAGATTCTTCCTGCCAATAAGAAATATTTCTTGTTATCTTGGTTATTCAACATTGGTAAACCAGGCATATTTAATGATCGTTTATCCCTAACAATCGTATCTGAAAATGCCAATACtaaaccaccaacaactgacaaatttctcaaaatgAATTGAGAGTCAAATAACAAACCATAAACAACACCTTGAGCAATAACAACACAAATTAAAGCAATGGTGGcaatattgattttttttctagCAATCAACATTGTGGAAGCAATAGTCATAACCAacatattttgaaacaaaaacacaacAGTAAACCATCTCCAATAGTGTCTATAATTGTGCAAATAATAAACCTGCTCATTCCATTGTGAAAAAATTCTCATGGTATCTTCATAAAAAGTGGCAACAAGGAATGCCCTTCCAATTGCTGGCACATACGGTTTCAAGGGcttgaatttttcatcaattaaatcttcaattttcttACTATAGTGTTCAAATTGCTCCAAAGGTGATTTGGAACTAGTTATTGGACCAATAGTATGCGGTTGTCTAGGCGGAACACCAAAATGTTGCAGCGgtgcttgttgttggtgcGGAGCattaaattgattttgaaattgatttggacCACGGTATGacattgttggaaaaaagGCTTTATATACAAATCCAGATCAAACAAACAGGAGGCAGACGCAACGTAATGCAGTTAAAAGTGTAGCTGGTATAGGGAGGCTTTGGTTCAAGAGTGAAAATAGATGAAACAAGTATATTAGCGCCGTGTTTGACCTCTGGGTGGTTGATTAAATggagtttgaaaaatataaattTCCCAATCAAGAGAACAAACTTAATACACACACTAAATACTAAACACTAAATACTACACTAACCCTCATACTAACAAAGACACTAACAATAAcagagaaagaaagaaacaaaaaaaattaaaaaaagGACACGCAATTATCAACCAACACACTTTTACACATTAAATATATACACATACATAACTACAACTACTATTACAACCACTACAGCCACTACAACCACGATAACTTACTAATACTACTTACAACATCcctttcaattgaaagtaGACTATAAAGACAAACTACCGTCATCTACAAATACTAAACTCATACATATACTACCAACAagtgtgtatgtgtgtgtgcACACACttgttttgtaaattgatCTAACGGCtttttaaattcaaattccCTTTCATAAGCCTTTTCTATGATGTCAAATATTAATTACTAATTTACTTTATTTACTATTATTACCGTAATAGGTAATTGCGGATTAATGATGtatatgtgtatatatatatatattgtGTAACGTTTTGTCGCTACCACATTTATTGTAATATTCGATATTGTCGGAAACGACATTGTCACGACACGGCTAATTCTATTTACGACACATATACCCTATCCAGAGCAAATAAGAGTGATGTCATTACTTTTGAATGTATATCCTTAATCTTAGTTAATTAAGATCCACAAttcatatatatatatgtatatatatcatCATACCTTTATTCACAATTAAATATTTTGTCTAGTTTCCATTTGCTTTCATCGCATCGGACCTGNNNNNNNNNNNNCCTATTCTGTTTATGTACGCAAAAAAACGGAGCTATAAACGAAAAGGGAAGAAACGGAGTTATAAACGAAAAGGGGAGGGTCGTGTCTAAAATCATTAATCCGTTCTCCGTCTCGCCTGCCGATTATAAATATTTCATAAATCCACAGTTTTCATTTGCTACTGAACTCCACGTACCAATTCCTTTCTTGTCTGAAAACCGCATAGGTCAATCACACACTCAATGGCATCTAACCCACCAGGTCAATGCTGCACTGAAGCTAATTTCCATGAAGGAAAACCAATTGGAActttcaaagatttgttTGGTTTAGACACTTATATCGTTGGTGAAGAATCAAGCAACAAGGTTGTTGTTATATTAACTGATGTTAATGGTAATCACTTTAACAATGTGTTGCTTATTGCTGATACTATAGCTAAAAATGGCTACAAGGTCTTGATTCCTGATATTTTAAAGGGCAATCCTGTCAAACCAGGTGATGATCTTCAAGCTTGGTTCAAGAACCATACTTTGGAAATCACTGAACCAATTGTTAATGGGTTCTTGGATAAGGTTAAGGGTGAACTTAAACCTAATTTCCTTGCTGCTATTGGGTATTGTTTTGGTGCCAAGTATGTCATTAGAAACTTGACTCAATCAGGTCCATTGGATGCTGGTGCAATTGCTCATCCATCACTTGTCACCATTGAAGAAGTGAAAGCTATCAAAAAGCCACTTATCATTTCTGCCGCTGAAGTTGATCATATCTTCACTCCCGAATTGAGAAAGGTtactgaagatgaattggCTAAATTAGACGGCGTTAGATATGAATTTACTTTGTTTTCTGGAACTAGTCACGGTTTTGCTGTTAAAGGTGATATTTCAAATCCGTTGGTTAAATATGCTAAAGAAAAGGCTTTGAATGATCAATTGTACTTTTTCTGGAGTGTTGGATTGATTAATTCTAAGCAAGGACAAAGTTCTTTGTAAAGCAGAGGGTTTTGAGTATGTATCCTTTTGTATAGGCTTAACATTAGAATtagaaaaattcaattaaaTACATCTTCAAGAATTGTAGACTCTACTATTTGTGGCTTTCTTTGTTGGTGCCTCTCCAATTTGCAccaatttgcaacaaatcTTAAATGTTGCGGCTTTAAAACTGTGCGTCGAAAAGGGTCAATCTACACGTTTATCTCATACAACCTACCCTCCCTTACCCCCACAATGGATGAAAAGTCCACGTTGCCACTCCACAACAAAGTGGATAGGAAAATGTGCAAATGGAAAACACTTCCTCTCATCATACTCTGTATATGTTGCTTCTGGGCCAGCTATTCGTCAACTTTATTCCTTCTCAGCACTTGGTTTCCAAGAGATGAAAACCCAAGTAATCCTGATGGTCTTTGCCCCATTGTTCCTAAAATAAATCCATCTAACCACATTCATAATCCTAAGACACTAAATTATATCTTACATGATGAGAAATTTCACAAGCAGGAACGTGATCGGTTATTGGGAGcaattcaaattccaaCTGAAGTTTATGATGATATGTTGACCCCCAAATTAGCAAAACATTTGGACGAGCTACTCGATTTAGAACCCAGATGGAAACCGTTTCTTAAGTTCCATAAGTATTTGGAAGAAACTTACCCCTTAGCTCACAAACATTTGAAAGTCGAAAAAATTAATCATTTGGGGTTGGTTTACACTTGGAAAGGTAGTGACAAGGACAAAAAGCCAATAATTTTGGCAGCCCATCAAGATGTTGTGCCTGTTCAAAAAGCAACTTTGGATCATTGGACTTATCCTCCGTTTGAAGGTGGATATGATGGGACATATCTCTACGGAAGAGGTGTATCCGATTGTAAAAACCTACTTATTGGACTACTCTCCACAATTGAACTACTACTAGAAAAGGGAAAATTCAATCCCCAGAGATCAATCATCTTGGCTTTTGgttatgatgaagagagTGCCGGTACAGGAGCAACTGAAATTTCCaaacatcttcaaattcgCTACGGTCCCGATTCCATATTACAAATCATCGACGAAGGTAATGAAGCGTAtgaggaaattgaaggGTTGAAGTTGATCTTACCAGCAACAGGTGAGAAGGGATACTTGGACTCTGTAATTGAATTGTATACCCCTGGAGGTCATTCAAGCGTGCCACCAAAACATACATCTATTGGAATAATGGCTCAATTGATTACTGAGATTGAAAACGATGCATTCCTGCCGTTACTTACTCAAGTTAACCCAATCATGGGTGAACTTTTCTGTTTAGCTGAACATAGCCCtaatttgaacaaagatATCAGACGTAATATCTTGAAAGCTCAAGTTGATGCAAATGCCAATAAAAAAGTTGTTCAGTACTTGGATGCAAACTTGGAAACAAAGTATTTGATCACTACTTCTCAAGctattgatattgttgaaggaGGAGTTAAATCGAACGCATTGCCTGAACAtgtatcaattttggtCAACTCTAGGATATCAGTTGAGGAATCAGTTCAGAATGTGGTCGACAAGTATCAGTTTCATATTGAGTCCATTGCCAAGAAATTCAACCTTGGTCTTATTTTGAATGGGGAAGAGATAATCGAACCCACAAAACAAGGATATTTCAACTATTCCTTAGTGGAGCCTCTAGAACCAGCACCAGTATCACCCATAAATGGTGAAAGTTGGAACACATTCGGTGGTGCTTTGAGATACTTGTATGAAGATTTGGTGTTTTCTAAGCTGAATGATTCATTTGTGGTTGCTCCATTTTTATCCACTGGTAATACCGATACCAAATCTTATTGGGATTTGAGTAGGAATATTTATCGATATCAGCCCGGGTTTCCTAATGAAGATAGTGGCATTCATTCAGTTGATGAgagattgattttcaatGGGCATTTCCATATTATTGCTTTTTACTACTATTACTTACAAATTATAGATAAAGCCGATGATGCAAAGTTTTAAATAAATACATAATTACCTACAATATATTTATTTGACCAATTTGGACGCTCTTGTATTTCCATGTTTTCTCACCTCTATATCCATCAAATCTTTTATCCTATGACTTCCAGCAATGCCAATACTCAACACCTTCTCCAATGAATCCAAAGGCATCTTAtcttccaacaacaacaaagccAATTTCTCACTTTTACCAATAACTCCGACAGTTATTGAACTCACATCAGTTTCTTCtaaattattcaaatctaGTAATGGAGACTGATCAAATAATCCACAACTGACACTACTTACATAATCATACATGGCAATCCCAGCATCGATTATTGCCAatgttattgaatttgttatAGCTGCTAACATACCTCCATCTTGACTCAATACTTGCACATTTATCGTTATATTAGTCCTTGGATATAAATGCAATAATATCAGTTGTTCAAATGTTCGTTCAAGTGTAGTTCG
The Candida orthopsilosis Co 90-125, chromosome 5 draft sequence genome window above contains:
- a CDS encoding Tim10 protein (S. cerevisiae homolog TIM10 has unfolded protein binding, protein transporter activity and has role in protein import into mitochondrial inner membrane), with the protein product MFGIGGPTPQISSQAKLQAAEAELDMVTGMFNSLVSQCHAKCINKSYNESDITKQESLCLDRCVAKYFETNVQVGENMQKLGQSGQFMGRR
- a CDS encoding Cyt2 cytochrome c1 heme lyase; this encodes MSDNNEQPKCPVDHSTRQSWLAKLTGGGANKDTSEQTQQKPISSSIQPPSQEPQVCPVNHDSRSAWLDRVSVSVTTPGSAVEIPQQPSSATCDSSTMSNTLQDTTTSNINLPTDREISSIPRTSSNQNWIYPSQKQFFEAMQRKNWNPDSQDMKVIVPIHNLVNERAWKHITMWEGNHYQEAIKQCGGITLTSFKGDSKKLTPRAWIKSYIWGQQPPFDRHDWTINRCGKEIEYVIDFYNGDDNSGQVWLDVRPKLNSMEGVKLRLAKAFGFD
- a CDS encoding dienelactone hydrolase, encoding MASNPPGQCCTEANFHEGKPIGTFKDLFGLDTYIVGEESSNKVVVILTDVNGNHFNNVLLIADTIAKNGYKVLIPDILKGNPVKPGDDLQAWFKNHTLEITEPIVNGFLDKVKGELKPNFLAAIGYCFGAKYVIRNLTQSGPLDAGAIAHPSLVTIEEVKAIKKPLIISAAEVDHIFTPELRKVTEDELAKLDGVRYEFTLFSGTSHGFAVKGDISNPLVKYAKEKALNDQLYFFWSVGLINSKQGQSSL